A section of the Leptospira kobayashii genome encodes:
- a CDS encoding adenylate/guanylate cyclase domain-containing protein has protein sequence MTSFWKKIDLKLSFKNKLSPTMIVLLEEEERNGAKVANQFRYLIGAAMTVSIIANLPNIDTVWGYAVNFGALFFYFVNTYIHAYILRCQYEYWVKKYEYISIFFDNFLVSITILNWHLLKGEGNPNFILKNPVYSFYLLPLALSMFQFRIRLVLFSFLCFFFAHCIFLAYTFHIGSPIGNDWYKYVLGDELIVTDAIVTRPIIYFSLAICLSYGIYRTILMLKRLANAEAQKTSLARYFSPDLVEEITSQPDVIQSGRRQKVTVLFSDIRNFTKMSESMDPQDLSTFLTGYRSGMTKAVFHFGGTLDKFIGDAVMATFGTPLPAGVPGLDSKNAVLAAKGMLAELKKFNLERESEGKPGIEIGIGIHTGEVFAGNIGTEERMEYTVIGDTVNTASRIESACKRVSAHLLISEEVWEEIGRPDDFRQTESILLAGKEKQVNLYKWSEEV, from the coding sequence ATGACATCGTTTTGGAAAAAAATCGACCTTAAGCTTAGTTTTAAAAATAAACTCAGTCCTACCATGATTGTGCTTTTGGAGGAAGAAGAAAGAAACGGTGCCAAGGTTGCAAACCAGTTCCGTTATTTGATCGGTGCGGCCATGACAGTGAGTATTATCGCAAATCTTCCGAACATAGATACGGTTTGGGGTTATGCGGTCAATTTCGGAGCTTTGTTTTTCTATTTTGTAAACACTTACATTCATGCTTATATTTTGAGATGTCAATACGAGTATTGGGTGAAAAAGTATGAGTATATTAGTATATTCTTTGATAATTTTCTGGTGTCCATCACAATCTTGAATTGGCATCTTTTAAAAGGAGAAGGGAACCCTAATTTTATTTTAAAAAATCCCGTTTATTCTTTTTATCTTTTGCCTCTTGCTTTGTCCATGTTTCAATTTAGGATTCGATTGGTATTGTTTTCCTTTCTTTGTTTTTTCTTCGCACATTGTATTTTTCTGGCTTACACCTTTCATATCGGATCTCCTATCGGAAACGATTGGTACAAATACGTTTTAGGAGATGAGTTGATTGTTACCGATGCGATTGTGACTCGTCCGATCATATACTTTTCTTTGGCAATTTGTCTTTCCTACGGAATTTACAGAACGATTTTGATGCTCAAACGTTTGGCAAATGCAGAAGCGCAAAAAACATCCCTTGCCCGTTATTTTTCTCCCGACCTTGTGGAAGAAATCACTTCACAGCCGGATGTGATTCAAAGCGGAAGAAGACAAAAGGTGACCGTACTTTTTTCAGATATCAGAAATTTTACAAAGATGTCCGAATCTATGGACCCGCAGGATTTATCCACGTTCCTAACGGGATACAGGTCGGGAATGACAAAGGCTGTGTTTCATTTCGGAGGAACTCTGGATAAATTCATAGGAGATGCTGTGATGGCTACGTTCGGAACTCCTTTGCCTGCGGGAGTTCCCGGATTGGATTCCAAAAACGCAGTGCTTGCCGCCAAGGGAATGTTAGCTGAGCTAAAAAAATTCAATTTAGAAAGGGAGTCGGAAGGAAAACCGGGAATTGAGATAGGAATCGGAATTCATACAGGAGAAGTGTTTGCAGGAAATATAGGAACCGAAGAAAGAATGGAGTATACTGTGATCGGTGATACTGTCAATACCGCTTCGCGAATCGAGTCCGCATGCAAAAGAGTTTCCGCTCATTTGCTGATTTCGGAAGAGGTTTGGGAGGAAATAGGGAGACCGGATGATTTCCGACAAACGGAATCGATCTTACTTGCCGGAAAAGAAAAACAGGTAAATCTTTATAAGTGGTCGGAAGAGGTTTAG
- a CDS encoding c-di-GMP phosphodiesterase, giving the protein MNGPNQVSKDKLAKFELTEESLNSFRKNNSIPLDLYNKDGQILIHKKRNPTVDDFGKLLKFELQGVYFLVSELNKGRSASKLAELSKSQTVKLFDQEKTAKFAKQSAALIEDLRKTSFSSDQAIMVDRSINEILTDFTSNPDFESGIFNILEILSVAGVPLESELMTKRTIVAMGMKVRTKKIVEDSNKKPDKKDHLTLMMASYLADVGYTKLDVKEHPKLSKEDYAIVQQHPIISYLMTLSAPEISTDVRTLILNHHRPYRSNGVNNNFPDTRTIFTKLMSVRDKYNKEIGKERIVNDIERQLHLQENNVSSSSREEDIAILSLASEYASLTSDQAWRPAFKSSTALKMILNDSFFSYSNKNIRHLLDYVGSSLTNNQNIINVGDFIITAAMDSEKHVHFDICEVLEVDRFQTRPKLQRICTIKPIFKKSNKYKIADFDLNQIRIDKRKAIIDLSHTAGSTRVIYIIDKELNEPLFNAVYKMNKAS; this is encoded by the coding sequence TTGAACGGCCCAAACCAAGTCTCTAAAGACAAGCTCGCCAAATTCGAGTTAACCGAAGAATCTTTAAACAGTTTCCGTAAAAACAACAGCATACCTCTCGATCTATACAATAAAGACGGCCAGATACTTATTCATAAAAAAAGAAATCCAACCGTGGACGATTTCGGCAAATTACTTAAGTTCGAATTGCAGGGAGTTTACTTTTTAGTTTCAGAATTAAACAAAGGAAGATCTGCAAGTAAACTTGCGGAATTAAGCAAGTCACAAACGGTCAAATTATTCGATCAGGAAAAAACAGCGAAGTTTGCAAAACAATCCGCGGCACTGATCGAAGACCTTCGAAAAACATCCTTCTCATCCGATCAGGCCATTATGGTTGATCGTTCCATTAACGAAATACTTACCGACTTCACAAGCAATCCCGATTTCGAATCGGGCATATTCAACATTCTGGAAATTTTAAGCGTTGCTGGTGTTCCTTTGGAATCGGAACTGATGACAAAAAGAACGATCGTTGCAATGGGTATGAAGGTAAGAACGAAAAAAATAGTTGAAGATAGCAATAAAAAACCGGACAAGAAAGATCACCTAACATTAATGATGGCAAGTTATTTGGCCGATGTGGGTTATACTAAACTGGACGTGAAGGAACATCCCAAATTGTCCAAGGAAGATTACGCAATCGTCCAACAACATCCTATCATCAGTTATCTGATGACATTGAGTGCTCCCGAAATTTCCACAGACGTAAGAACCCTTATTTTGAACCATCACAGACCTTATCGTAGCAACGGAGTGAACAATAATTTTCCCGATACAAGAACCATTTTCACCAAACTGATGTCAGTTCGTGACAAGTACAATAAGGAAATTGGAAAGGAAAGAATTGTAAACGATATCGAAAGACAACTCCATCTGCAGGAAAATAACGTATCCTCAAGCAGCAGGGAAGAGGATATCGCGATTCTTTCTTTGGCAAGCGAATATGCCTCTTTGACTTCCGACCAAGCTTGGAGACCCGCATTCAAATCCTCCACAGCATTAAAAATGATTTTGAACGACTCGTTTTTTTCCTACAGCAATAAAAATATCCGTCATTTACTCGATTATGTGGGTTCCAGTCTGACCAATAACCAAAATATCATCAATGTGGGCGACTTTATCATCACTGCAGCGATGGATTCGGAAAAACATGTCCATTTTGATATTTGCGAAGTATTGGAAGTGGATCGGTTTCAAACCAGACCGAAATTGCAGAGAATTTGTACGATCAAACCCATATTCAAAAAATCAAATAAGTATAAGATTGCAGACTTTGATTTGAATCAGATCAGAATCGATAAGAGGAAAGCGATCATTGATCTTTCCCACACAGCAGGTTCCACAAGAGTGATTTATATCATAGACAAGGAACTCAACGAACCGCTGTTTAATGCGGTCTATAAGATGAACAAAGCGAGCTAA
- a CDS encoding tetratricopeptide repeat protein, producing the protein MKFKLPPRSYLKIIFIFILMITVPNSARDSLKSALLLNEGIELSKGGNLKEGISKMTESLKEDDTNAAAYSWRGVTYYQNKEYEKALKDYLKANELDPGKESHLGWIASIYDALGDKDNAKKYREQSANPPKTPPVKLLPLEKIEGDYLKSGLAYFNEFQKSIGGKPTKLDTALNNAAKKHAEYLYQNHFGEMITTQWHNEEKGKPGYIGKAPEDQAKVFGFKSSPGYFTGNTMGGFNNYDLFSTPEYLFRHLANTLYHRGLVVAPNFESIGLYRWKKGETSMLVYFMSYEFSPEKDKLMHYPGSGQTDIPPMMFPEIPHPVPGDDSLGFPVTVQLFSKDYENHLSITEANIKDENGEDIPSYLLDPSSPDQVGSMMKTFKMAGLIPKDPLDTNKKYTVYMKLADRKKQIVFEKEWSFTTAKDTNFF; encoded by the coding sequence ATGAAATTCAAATTACCTCCCCGTTCTTATCTCAAAATAATATTCATTTTTATACTAATGATCACTGTACCGAATTCGGCGCGTGATTCTTTAAAATCCGCACTTTTACTGAACGAAGGCATCGAATTATCCAAAGGCGGAAACCTAAAAGAAGGGATTTCGAAAATGACGGAATCATTGAAAGAAGACGATACCAATGCGGCCGCTTATTCCTGGAGAGGAGTCACCTACTATCAAAATAAAGAATACGAGAAAGCTTTAAAAGATTATTTAAAAGCTAACGAGCTGGATCCCGGAAAAGAATCCCATCTAGGCTGGATAGCGAGCATTTACGATGCATTAGGTGACAAAGACAATGCAAAAAAATACAGAGAACAAAGTGCCAATCCGCCTAAGACTCCTCCTGTAAAATTACTTCCTTTGGAAAAAATAGAAGGAGACTATCTAAAATCAGGACTCGCCTATTTCAACGAATTTCAAAAATCCATCGGAGGTAAACCTACAAAGCTTGATACTGCATTGAATAATGCAGCAAAAAAACATGCCGAATACCTTTATCAAAATCATTTCGGGGAAATGATCACCACACAATGGCATAACGAAGAAAAAGGAAAGCCGGGCTACATAGGAAAAGCACCGGAAGATCAGGCAAAAGTTTTCGGGTTCAAATCTTCACCAGGTTATTTTACGGGGAACACAATGGGAGGTTTTAATAATTACGATCTGTTTTCCACACCGGAATATTTGTTTCGCCACCTTGCCAATACATTGTATCACAGGGGTCTTGTGGTGGCGCCTAACTTCGAATCCATAGGACTTTATAGATGGAAAAAGGGAGAGACTAGCATGCTCGTATACTTTATGTCATACGAGTTCTCTCCGGAAAAAGACAAATTGATGCACTATCCGGGAAGCGGACAAACGGACATTCCTCCTATGATGTTTCCTGAAATCCCTCACCCGGTTCCGGGAGACGATTCTTTGGGTTTTCCCGTAACAGTACAACTTTTTTCAAAAGATTACGAAAATCATCTGAGCATTACCGAAGCAAATATCAAAGATGAAAATGGAGAGGACATTCCCAGTTATCTGTTGGATCCATCCAGCCCGGACCAAGTAGGTTCCATGATGAAGACATTCAAAATGGCGGGACTCATCCCCAAAGATCCGTTAGATACAAATAAAAAATATACGGTTTATATGAAACTTGCGGATCGCAAAAAACAGATTGTTTTTGAAAAGGAATGGAGTTTCACAACTGCCAAAGATACGAACTTCTTTTGA
- a CDS encoding ArsR/SmtB family transcription factor: MSVNKKEEFDETFQTLSLFAKAISHPARIAILQTIAQREACICGEIVDVLPLAQATVSQHLKELKEIGLITGEVEGKKSCYCINWPVLEEFQENAKDFFAGLKKHKPRTKRNCC, encoded by the coding sequence ATGTCTGTTAACAAAAAGGAAGAGTTCGATGAAACCTTCCAAACGCTTTCTCTTTTTGCCAAAGCGATTTCACATCCAGCAAGGATTGCGATTTTGCAAACGATCGCCCAAAGGGAAGCATGTATCTGCGGTGAAATTGTAGACGTTCTGCCGCTTGCACAAGCTACCGTCTCCCAACATCTGAAGGAATTAAAAGAGATCGGATTGATTACCGGTGAAGTCGAAGGTAAAAAATCCTGTTATTGTATCAATTGGCCCGTTTTGGAAGAATTTCAAGAGAATGCGAAAGATTTTTTTGCGGGCTTAAAGAAACACAAACCAAGAACGAAGAGGAACTGTTGTTGA
- a CDS encoding arsenate reductase ArsC, whose translation MKIKNILVLCTGNSCRSQIAEGWLKYYSGENANIYSAGIETHGVNPKAVLIMKEAGIDISHHTSNHINEYKEIEFDYVITVCDHAKENCPYFPSNAIRFHQNFSDPAKATGNDKEILNEFRAVREEIRKYCEKFVKENIKME comes from the coding sequence ATGAAAATCAAAAATATACTTGTACTTTGTACCGGAAATAGTTGCAGAAGTCAGATAGCCGAAGGTTGGCTTAAGTATTATTCCGGTGAGAATGCGAATATTTATAGCGCGGGGATTGAAACCCACGGTGTGAATCCGAAGGCGGTTTTGATTATGAAAGAAGCAGGTATAGATATCTCGCATCATACTTCGAATCATATCAATGAATACAAGGAAATCGAGTTTGATTACGTCATCACTGTTTGTGATCATGCAAAGGAAAATTGTCCTTATTTCCCTTCCAATGCAATCCGATTCCATCAAAACTTTTCCGATCCTGCGAAAGCAACAGGGAACGATAAAGAAATACTAAATGAATTTCGTGCTGTTCGCGAAGAAATCCGAAAATATTGCGAAAAGTTTGTAAAAGAAAATATAAAAATGGAATAG
- the arsH gene encoding arsenical resistance protein ArsH gives MENHTFGEFPKQINHSLHKPRILILYGSLRSRSYSRLLAEESKRILEYFGAEIQIFDPDGIPVYDGDRSAKHPKVIELRNLSQWSEGQVWSSPEMHGNMTGLMKTMIDWIPLSMGAVRPTQGKTLAVLQVSGGSQSFNAVNNMRILGRWMRMITIPNQSSVAKAFNEFHENGTMKESSYRDRLVDVMEELIKFTYMTRDISGYLVDRYSERKEKMI, from the coding sequence TTGGAAAATCATACATTCGGAGAATTTCCAAAACAAATCAATCATTCTTTACATAAGCCGAGGATTTTAATTCTTTACGGATCTCTTCGTTCCAGATCCTATTCACGTCTGTTAGCCGAGGAATCGAAACGGATTTTGGAATACTTCGGTGCGGAAATTCAAATATTCGATCCGGATGGAATTCCGGTTTATGATGGTGATAGATCTGCGAAACATCCGAAAGTGATCGAACTTAGAAATTTAAGCCAATGGTCGGAAGGCCAGGTTTGGTCTTCTCCGGAGATGCATGGAAATATGACGGGACTTATGAAGACGATGATCGATTGGATTCCTCTTAGCATGGGAGCAGTTCGTCCGACGCAAGGTAAGACGTTGGCAGTATTGCAGGTATCAGGCGGTTCACAAAGTTTCAATGCTGTGAATAATATGAGAATTTTAGGAAGATGGATGCGGATGATTACCATACCGAATCAATCTTCGGTGGCAAAGGCCTTCAATGAGTTTCATGAAAACGGAACGATGAAAGAGTCAAGTTATAGAGACCGCCTCGTCGACGTGATGGAGGAATTAATTAAGTTCACTTATATGACTCGCGATATTTCCGGTTATTTGGTAGACAGATATAGCGAACGAAAAGAGAAAATGATTTAA
- a CDS encoding GNAT family N-acetyltransferase produces MTYDTRHATIEDLDQLTEIFDLYRIFYKQKSDLPAAKAFLFERFEHRESVILIVIDSEKDKIVGFTQLYPVFSSLSIERSLILNDLYVLEAYRKKGIAQLLINAAKRYGKQIKAKGLGLSTAADNKQAQSVYERNGFEKDNEFYHYFVGLKN; encoded by the coding sequence ATGACATACGATACAAGACACGCAACCATAGAAGACTTGGACCAGTTGACGGAGATATTCGATCTCTACAGGATTTTTTACAAACAAAAGTCGGATTTACCCGCCGCTAAAGCTTTTTTATTCGAACGATTCGAACATAGAGAATCCGTGATACTCATTGTAATAGATTCAGAAAAAGATAAAATCGTGGGTTTTACGCAGCTTTATCCTGTTTTCTCTTCTCTCTCCATAGAACGTTCTTTGATTCTCAACGATCTTTATGTTCTGGAAGCATATAGAAAAAAAGGGATCGCCCAGCTTCTCATCAATGCTGCAAAAAGATACGGAAAACAGATCAAAGCAAAAGGGTTGGGGTTGTCTACCGCCGCAGATAACAAACAAGCACAAAGTGTTTATGAAAGAAACGGGTTCGAAAAAGATAATGAGTTTTATCATTATTTTGTCGGTTTAAAGAATTAA
- a CDS encoding acyl-CoA dehydrogenase family protein, translated as MIASNSTSHQIDLFNPTDAHLSLRESVSGFAEKEMDEQAKEHDEHETFNTGLFKKLGAELGIFGITVPEKDGGHGLDAVAAVIIHEEMSRFDPGFTLSYLAHEVLFVNNFYHSSNADQRKRYLDKVISAEWIGGMGMTEPGAGTDVLGMTTHAVKKGDRYVINGVKQYITNGSIGQVFLLYTKLDKNAKKMTSFVIESSYKGFSVGKKEEKMGMRSSPTTQLVFEDMEVPVENLLGDENSAITHMMRNLEIERVTLAAQSIGIARRCIDIMCDYSVRHREAFGKKLIEFGQIQRLISESYADYSAARALVYQVASGLSPEVRNSLGAASAKLVATQMAERVSRNAIQVLGGYGYCREYPVERLHRDAILLSIGGGTNEAMQKNIASDLKKMWGG; from the coding sequence ATGATCGCTTCGAATTCTACTTCCCACCAGATTGACCTTTTCAATCCCACAGATGCCCATTTATCTTTACGCGAATCTGTTTCCGGTTTCGCGGAAAAAGAAATGGACGAACAGGCAAAAGAACACGATGAGCACGAAACATTTAACACCGGTTTGTTTAAAAAACTGGGTGCCGAGCTTGGAATTTTCGGAATCACTGTCCCGGAAAAGGACGGAGGACACGGACTGGATGCCGTTGCTGCCGTTATCATTCACGAAGAGATGTCCCGTTTTGATCCGGGTTTTACTCTTTCCTATTTAGCTCACGAAGTATTATTCGTTAATAATTTTTACCACAGCTCCAATGCGGATCAAAGAAAGAGATATTTGGATAAGGTGATTTCTGCGGAGTGGATCGGTGGTATGGGTATGACGGAGCCAGGTGCAGGGACGGATGTTCTGGGCATGACCACTCACGCCGTTAAAAAAGGGGATCGTTATGTGATCAATGGTGTGAAACAGTACATTACGAACGGTTCCATCGGACAGGTTTTTTTACTTTATACCAAACTTGATAAAAATGCGAAGAAGATGACCAGCTTTGTTATCGAGTCGTCTTACAAAGGTTTTTCGGTAGGAAAAAAAGAAGAGAAGATGGGGATGCGTTCTTCTCCGACGACCCAGCTTGTGTTTGAAGACATGGAAGTTCCTGTGGAAAATCTTCTAGGAGATGAAAATTCCGCCATTACTCATATGATGCGTAACTTGGAAATCGAAAGAGTGACTCTTGCCGCCCAATCCATCGGGATCGCACGCAGATGCATCGATATCATGTGTGATTATTCGGTTCGCCACAGAGAAGCATTTGGCAAAAAATTGATCGAATTCGGACAGATTCAAAGATTGATTTCCGAGTCGTATGCGGATTATTCTGCGGCGCGGGCACTTGTCTATCAAGTGGCATCGGGACTTTCTCCCGAAGTGAGAAATTCACTCGGAGCAGCATCTGCAAAACTAGTAGCAACCCAAATGGCGGAACGGGTCTCCAGAAACGCAATACAAGTATTAGGTGGATATGGTTATTGCCGCGAGTATCCCGTGGAAAGACTTCACAGGGATGCGATTTTACTTTCTATCGGCGGTGGAACCAACGAAGCCATGCAAAAAAACATAGCTTCCGATTTGAAAAAAATGTGGGGCGGCTGA
- a CDS encoding LIC_13029 family protein has translation MVSESLKQIDPATLLWKAISRQNEFQAGNLRLNPEITIRTFKNQAKRYLQSERYEFTVAMKELLKPIATLDNEKVEYLIFRIYESFYRELHYWEDPRSRFSIDIVFQFIEFLCTEGPKEDLATVLQRETSLNKKEVESIITHIKVFNKLGAYFTKSPSLKKTIENGEPILTTIAAAHTEVTWLALESMFYLLVAQHALASKYSCESLLRGWMTEYGFDENQYAVVANYFPPGTSLHDFRGNYTSALRTLHGLANKEKPDYDLLLLRSIGNYFSSWIVRVAHQMEAGYQAA, from the coding sequence ATGGTTTCAGAATCTCTCAAACAAATAGATCCGGCCACTTTATTATGGAAAGCAATCTCGAGACAAAATGAATTTCAGGCGGGCAATCTCAGGCTAAATCCGGAAATTACCATCAGAACTTTCAAAAACCAGGCAAAACGATACCTTCAGTCCGAAAGATATGAATTCACAGTTGCAATGAAGGAATTACTCAAACCGATCGCAACTCTAGACAACGAAAAAGTGGAATATTTGATTTTTAGAATTTATGAATCTTTTTACAGAGAACTGCATTACTGGGAAGATCCCAGATCCAGATTTTCCATCGATATCGTATTTCAATTTATCGAGTTTCTATGTACGGAAGGACCGAAAGAAGACCTGGCAACCGTTTTACAAAGAGAAACCAGTTTGAATAAAAAGGAAGTTGAGTCCATCATCACTCACATAAAAGTCTTTAATAAGTTAGGTGCTTATTTTACAAAGTCCCCTTCTCTGAAAAAAACAATTGAAAACGGAGAACCCATCCTCACAACCATTGCCGCCGCACATACGGAAGTGACCTGGCTTGCTTTGGAATCCATGTTTTATCTTTTGGTTGCACAACATGCTTTGGCGAGCAAATATTCCTGCGAATCCTTGTTACGCGGTTGGATGACGGAATACGGATTTGATGAAAACCAATACGCGGTCGTTGCGAACTACTTTCCACCGGGAACATCCCTTCATGACTTCAGAGGAAATTACACGAGTGCTCTCAGGACTCTACACGGCCTCGCGAATAAGGAAAAACCGGATTACGATTTGTTATTATTGAGATCAATCGGAAACTATTTCAGTTCTTGGATTGTAAGGGTAGCCCACCAGATGGAGGCAGGCTACCAGGCGGCTTAA
- the thrB gene encoding homoserine kinase, whose amino-acid sequence MTHIPKIKIRVPGTSANLGPGFDLMGMALKIYNDFEFTFPKEKGYSIVQKNGEPLPFSSKEDLVREAYEDYFQHFLPNVEIPTYHCKMALSLPLKGGLGSSASAIVAGLCVAREVHKRKETKISIPTEKEFLQFLAEWEGHPDNTLPAYLGGLVFAYSINKEPLRYFRKKFPSSVSLFILTPHLHISTEESRKTLPAQYPTADVIFNLSRIGAWMHFLDKRKFSDLLVALEDKMHTPYRIYENSPLKPITEVLEQERIGYCLSGSGPSLLLFTERKHTSNIFPKLQKQIETKMKELSISYSFQKIQADHLGTKISSF is encoded by the coding sequence ATGACTCACATCCCAAAAATTAAAATTCGGGTTCCCGGAACTAGCGCCAATCTTGGACCGGGTTTCGATTTGATGGGAATGGCTTTGAAGATCTATAATGATTTTGAATTCACCTTTCCGAAGGAAAAAGGATACTCAATCGTTCAAAAAAACGGAGAACCGCTTCCTTTTTCCTCCAAAGAAGACCTGGTTCGGGAAGCCTACGAAGATTACTTCCAACATTTTCTCCCGAACGTAGAGATTCCAACATATCATTGTAAGATGGCACTCTCTCTTCCCTTGAAAGGGGGCTTGGGTTCCAGCGCTTCCGCCATTGTTGCCGGTTTGTGTGTGGCGCGGGAAGTCCATAAAAGAAAAGAAACCAAAATCTCGATTCCTACGGAAAAAGAATTTTTGCAGTTTTTAGCGGAATGGGAAGGACACCCGGACAATACATTGCCTGCTTATTTGGGAGGGCTTGTATTTGCCTATTCCATAAACAAAGAACCACTTCGTTACTTCAGAAAAAAATTCCCGTCCTCGGTTTCCTTATTCATACTGACTCCCCATTTGCATATTTCTACGGAAGAGTCCCGCAAAACTTTACCGGCGCAGTATCCGACTGCTGATGTGATTTTCAATCTATCCAGAATCGGAGCTTGGATGCATTTTCTCGACAAACGAAAGTTTAGTGATCTTTTGGTTGCTTTGGAAGATAAGATGCATACTCCTTACAGGATCTATGAAAATTCTCCCCTGAAGCCCATCACGGAAGTATTGGAACAGGAAAGAATCGGGTATTGTCTGTCCGGCTCAGGACCTAGTTTGCTTTTATTTACGGAAAGAAAACATACTTCGAATATTTTTCCCAAGTTGCAAAAACAAATAGAAACAAAGATGAAGGAATTATCGATTTCCTATTCGTTTCAAAAAATCCAAGCGGATCATTTAGGAACGAAGATCTCCAGCTTTTAG
- a CDS encoding DsbA family protein: MENSIQKWIEQPFSKLAVGAIVVLAVLAGVSIPSFIQAKFNQDAVSIGGKKYDITDVKKTSPIAYSKYQTDYANLIKNTLAEFAQDKLFEIVGAEKNIPAADVLKQGFVPKEPTDQEIADIYNTYKAQLGGKSLAQAKDQIVGLLKNQQEQEHSRNVYKEIVQKYPVDFLIKEPDVVRVTVDTENNPSIGAEKAKITIVEFSDFECPYCKRSQDVNRRLREKYKDQIRWVFRDFPLPFHQDAMYAHMAANCSLSQGKYWEVFPILFENSGNLSASNVDFLVTKAGVDKSKYQACMNDKDKLQAEINKDIQDGQKVGVSGTPAFFINGIFVSGALPYESFEEIIEKELKN; encoded by the coding sequence ATGGAAAATAGTATTCAAAAATGGATCGAACAACCCTTCTCCAAATTGGCAGTGGGTGCGATCGTAGTATTGGCCGTGCTCGCAGGGGTTTCAATCCCTTCGTTCATCCAGGCAAAATTCAACCAAGATGCCGTCTCGATTGGTGGCAAAAAATATGATATAACAGATGTTAAAAAAACGTCTCCGATTGCATATTCAAAATACCAAACCGATTACGCAAATCTAATCAAAAACACTCTTGCTGAGTTTGCTCAAGACAAACTTTTTGAAATCGTTGGGGCGGAAAAAAACATTCCGGCGGCAGATGTTTTGAAACAAGGGTTTGTCCCGAAAGAACCTACCGACCAGGAAATAGCCGATATATATAACACGTATAAGGCGCAGTTGGGCGGAAAATCTCTTGCTCAGGCAAAAGATCAAATCGTAGGTCTCTTAAAAAACCAACAAGAGCAAGAACATAGTCGTAATGTATACAAAGAAATCGTTCAAAAATATCCGGTGGATTTTTTGATCAAAGAACCGGACGTAGTTCGTGTGACGGTTGATACGGAAAACAATCCTTCGATCGGTGCTGAAAAAGCAAAAATCACTATTGTTGAATTTTCCGATTTTGAATGTCCTTATTGCAAACGCAGCCAAGATGTAAACAGAAGGCTTCGTGAAAAATACAAAGATCAGATTCGTTGGGTATTCCGCGACTTTCCTCTTCCTTTTCACCAAGATGCGATGTATGCTCATATGGCGGCAAACTGTTCCCTCTCTCAAGGAAAATATTGGGAAGTATTCCCTATCCTTTTTGAAAACTCGGGAAATCTTTCTGCGTCTAACGTGGATTTTTTGGTAACCAAAGCGGGTGTTGACAAATCGAAATACCAAGCTTGTATGAATGATAAAGACAAACTTCAAGCCGAGATAAACAAAGATATCCAGGACGGTCAAAAAGTAGGTGTAAGCGGAACTCCCGCTTTCTTCATCAACGGCATTTTCGTTTCCGGAGCTCTTCCTTATGAAAGCTTCGAAGAGATCATTGAAAAAGAATTAAAAAACTAA